From the Flavobacterium galactosidilyticum genome, one window contains:
- a CDS encoding MFS transporter: MIDLNFLGKSKTKAKFKKQYRDIKISYLNRIRWAVSMFYFGMGLCFATWASRIPDIKTTLQLSEGDLGTILFALPLGQLLIMPFSGKLVSRFGSHRMLVFSLLFYVFSMTNLGLATNAWQLSAGLFVFGIFGNLSNIAVNTQGVYTEVLFKKTIMSSFHGMWSFAGFMGALVGLAMLAFDLTPYIHFLIVGGVVFLMMAFNFKFLIKAKETIKVKKAKMFSKPDSALIWLGIIGFCSMASEGVMFDWSGVYFKDVIKAPGPLVILGYTSFMIMMAGGRFLGDGLIRKFGRKNVLKISGIMISTGLFIAVFFPFIIPSTLAFMLVGLGVSTIVPTVYSLAGKNPNVSPSIALTTVSSVSFLGFLMGPPIIGYIAELSNLRFSFAFIGIFGVLIAFMVSKIETIE; this comes from the coding sequence TTGATAGATTTAAACTTCTTAGGAAAGTCAAAAACAAAAGCAAAATTCAAAAAACAATATAGAGACATCAAGATTTCGTACTTAAACCGAATTCGTTGGGCAGTTTCTATGTTTTATTTTGGAATGGGTTTGTGTTTTGCGACCTGGGCAAGTAGAATTCCAGATATAAAAACAACTTTACAACTCAGCGAAGGAGATTTAGGAACAATCTTATTTGCGTTGCCACTAGGACAATTATTAATTATGCCGTTTTCAGGAAAATTAGTGAGTCGTTTTGGAAGCCACCGCATGTTAGTATTTTCGTTATTGTTTTACGTTTTTAGTATGACTAATCTGGGTTTGGCTACTAATGCTTGGCAATTATCAGCGGGATTATTTGTATTTGGAATTTTTGGGAACCTCTCTAATATTGCTGTAAATACTCAGGGCGTTTATACCGAAGTGCTTTTCAAAAAAACAATCATGTCCTCTTTTCACGGGATGTGGAGTTTTGCCGGATTCATGGGGGCTTTAGTAGGATTAGCAATGCTAGCCTTCGATTTAACACCGTACATTCACTTTCTCATCGTTGGTGGAGTTGTGTTTTTAATGATGGCTTTCAATTTTAAATTTTTAATAAAAGCCAAAGAAACTATCAAAGTCAAGAAGGCAAAAATGTTCTCAAAACCAGATAGCGCACTAATTTGGTTGGGAATAATAGGGTTTTGCAGCATGGCCAGCGAAGGGGTAATGTTTGACTGGAGTGGCGTTTATTTCAAAGATGTTATCAAAGCGCCAGGTCCATTAGTAATTTTAGGATACACTTCATTTATGATCATGATGGCTGGAGGTAGATTCCTTGGAGACGGTCTAATACGTAAATTTGGAAGAAAAAATGTGCTGAAGATCAGCGGAATAATGATTTCTACGGGGCTTTTTATAGCAGTATTTTTCCCGTTTATCATTCCTTCAACTCTTGCCTTTATGCTAGTTGGACTCGGAGTTTCAACGATTGTACCTACCGTTTATAGCCTTGCGGGGAAAAATCCAAATGTTTCTCCAAGTATAGCCTTGACTACAGTTTCGAGCGTCAGTTTTCTAGGTTTCTTAATGGGACCACCTATTATTGGTTACATAGCTGAATTATCCAACCTGCGATTTTCATTCGCATTCATCGGTATTTTTGGAGTTCTAATCGCATTTATGGTTTCTAAAATCGAAACAATAGAATAA
- a CDS encoding carboxypeptidase-like regulatory domain-containing protein → MKKFYFTIFFIVQTAIVTAQNNTGFFGKIIEPKTQKPLEFVVVSIQNTTLMQITKTDGQFSFDDVPSGNILLLVHSQGFKDALYPIDIEQGQRLDLGTISLEEDQTLEQQSSIITLIESDFSDENSSSESTSGLLQSSRDAFLQSAAFNWGQARFRVRGLDSEYSTMMINGVSMNKIYDGRPQWGEWGGLNDALRNQEFTLGTAPSDYTFGGILGTQQINTRASIYRPGSRITFSGTNTNYSWRTMATYASGMNANGWAFVVSAGKRWAQEGYFEGTNYDANSFFISLEKKLSQNQSLNLTGIYTPNSRAKNSPNTAEVTELTTVKYNSYWGFQDGKKRNARMKTIEMPTIMLNHYFKINDKTNLNSSATYQFGKITNSNIDYQNANSPDPTYYRKMSSYYSSLYAKDSGEFSGAFIPDYENAEKSKISFLANSQIDWNAIYKANQTPVLDSNGIISGYEPKKSKYVLYEDQVEDQTAAINTNLTSQLSENIFLNAGASFKKLKSHYSQHLLDLLGGLYFDDIDPFYKGRLSQSDLNNPDRQVVVGDTYGYNYNYLATIIEAFTQFKFTYNKVDFYLGQQFSTRDYQREGLYRNGIYENNSFGKSEKVTFENFGFKAGLNLKISGKQLVTFNAAHLTKAPSLRNTFPNSRLNNLIIDGLESENINSIDLSYVYRSPKLKGRLTTYYSLIKNVTQISFFYAEGIFDDGAGYLNTDAFVSQTLTKLNKKNIGAELSLEYQLSSTFKTTFSGAFGDYTYASNPQVSLTNDAKASVENTNPVFDFGAAALKNYKQAGMPQRAYSVGLEYRDPSYWWISANINYLTNNYIDVSAISRTKIFYKNPASGFNFPEATEERAAELLKQEKFDPLMLLNLVGGKSWRIHGKNFGVFASVNNVLDVTYKTGGYEQARNANFRKMNQDFSSGTPSFGNKYFYGYGRTYFVNLYINL, encoded by the coding sequence ATGAAAAAATTTTACTTCACAATTTTCTTTATCGTTCAAACAGCAATTGTTACAGCACAAAACAACACCGGTTTTTTTGGTAAAATTATCGAACCCAAAACTCAAAAACCATTAGAATTTGTAGTTGTCAGTATTCAAAATACGACTTTGATGCAAATCACTAAAACTGATGGTCAATTTAGTTTTGATGATGTTCCTTCTGGAAATATATTGCTTCTTGTTCACAGTCAAGGATTCAAAGATGCTTTGTATCCTATAGATATTGAGCAAGGCCAAAGACTAGATTTAGGAACCATATCGCTGGAAGAGGACCAAACCTTAGAACAACAAAGTAGTATCATTACGCTTATAGAGAGCGATTTTAGTGATGAAAATAGCAGTTCCGAAAGTACTTCTGGACTATTACAATCCTCCAGAGATGCTTTTTTACAATCTGCCGCTTTCAATTGGGGACAAGCTCGTTTTAGAGTTCGAGGATTAGATAGCGAATATTCAACTATGATGATCAATGGTGTTTCTATGAATAAAATATATGACGGTAGGCCGCAATGGGGTGAATGGGGCGGATTGAATGACGCATTGCGCAATCAAGAATTTACGCTAGGAACTGCACCTTCTGATTATACTTTTGGAGGGATTTTGGGAACGCAACAAATCAATACACGAGCTTCTATTTACAGGCCCGGTTCCCGAATCACATTTTCAGGAACTAATACTAATTACAGTTGGCGCACCATGGCAACATATGCAAGTGGAATGAATGCTAATGGCTGGGCTTTTGTAGTTTCGGCAGGAAAACGCTGGGCACAAGAAGGTTATTTTGAAGGAACCAACTATGATGCAAATTCCTTTTTCATAAGTCTTGAAAAAAAATTGAGTCAGAATCAGTCGTTGAACTTAACTGGAATCTACACACCCAATTCAAGAGCTAAAAACTCTCCTAATACGGCAGAAGTTACTGAGTTGACTACTGTGAAATACAATTCTTATTGGGGTTTTCAAGACGGAAAAAAACGAAATGCTCGTATGAAAACTATCGAAATGCCTACAATTATGCTCAATCATTATTTTAAAATTAATGATAAAACGAACTTAAACTCAAGTGCGACTTATCAATTTGGGAAAATTACGAACAGCAATATCGATTATCAAAATGCGAATAGTCCTGATCCAACGTATTACAGAAAAATGTCTAGTTATTATAGTTCGTTATATGCAAAAGATAGCGGTGAATTCTCGGGAGCATTTATACCAGATTATGAAAATGCCGAGAAAAGTAAAATTTCGTTTTTAGCTAATTCTCAAATCGATTGGAATGCCATTTATAAGGCGAATCAAACTCCTGTTCTTGATTCGAATGGAATCATTTCGGGCTATGAGCCTAAAAAAAGCAAGTATGTTTTATATGAAGATCAAGTAGAAGATCAAACAGCTGCAATTAATACCAATTTGACTTCGCAACTGTCTGAAAATATATTTTTGAATGCAGGTGCATCGTTCAAAAAATTAAAATCACATTATTCTCAGCATTTACTAGACTTGCTGGGCGGTTTGTATTTTGATGATATTGATCCATTTTATAAAGGAAGACTATCTCAATCTGATCTTAATAATCCAGATCGACAAGTAGTTGTAGGCGATACTTATGGATACAACTACAATTATTTAGCTACTATAATAGAGGCATTTACCCAATTTAAATTCACGTACAATAAAGTTGATTTTTATCTAGGGCAACAGTTTTCGACTAGAGATTATCAGAGAGAGGGTTTGTACAGAAACGGAATTTATGAGAATAATTCTTTTGGAAAAAGTGAGAAAGTAACCTTTGAAAACTTTGGCTTCAAAGCTGGATTAAATTTAAAAATTTCGGGGAAACAGTTGGTTACCTTTAATGCGGCACATTTGACTAAAGCGCCATCATTGCGCAACACTTTTCCTAATTCTAGACTCAATAATTTAATAATAGATGGACTTGAAAGTGAAAACATCAATAGTATAGATCTTAGTTATGTCTATCGATCACCTAAACTGAAAGGCAGATTGACAACTTACTATTCGCTAATAAAAAATGTAACTCAAATTTCGTTTTTTTATGCGGAAGGAATTTTTGATGATGGAGCAGGATATTTGAATACAGATGCTTTTGTAAGCCAAACATTAACGAAGCTAAATAAGAAGAATATTGGAGCAGAATTAAGTTTGGAATACCAATTAAGTTCCACTTTCAAAACTACTTTTTCAGGAGCTTTTGGTGACTATACTTATGCTAGTAATCCACAAGTCTCCTTGACAAATGATGCCAAAGCCTCTGTAGAAAATACTAATCCAGTTTTTGATTTTGGAGCAGCTGCATTAAAGAATTATAAACAAGCGGGAATGCCGCAACGTGCTTATTCAGTGGGTTTAGAATATAGAGATCCTAGTTATTGGTGGATTAGTGCAAATATTAATTATCTCACTAATAATTATATTGATGTTTCAGCAATTTCCAGAACTAAAATATTCTATAAAAATCCAGCTTCTGGATTCAATTTTCCAGAAGCAACAGAGGAAAGAGCAGCTGAGTTGTTAAAACAAGAAAAGTTTGATCCTTTAATGCTTTTAAATCTCGTGGGTGGGAAATCGTGGCGAATTCACGGAAAGAACTTTGGTGTGTTTGCGAGTGTCAATAATGTACTCGATGTTACTTATAAAACGGGTGGTTACGAACAAGCTCGAAATGCCAATTTTAGAAAAATGAATCAAGATTTTTCCAGTGGTACACCCTCATTTGGGAATAAATATTTCTACGGATACGGAAGAACCTATTTTGTGAATCTATATATCAATTTATAA
- a CDS encoding DUF5689 domain-containing protein — translation MKATFHKPYLFLLLLFIINSCVTDNISAPKLICTQTDLVVNKSVSDVRANANAVIAQYKYDDIIEAYVVSSDEAGNFFKTISFQTLATATTPAIGFSVPVDATNLYIDYRPGNKVYIKLKNQYTDISFGGMRIGSIFVNAYNDGGVGRLSQNEYKNVLNASCTNVKEEELVKMVSMTDLLNDSYLNTLVELSDVQFATAAVGRHYFEESNNVGGATNWGLMDKSGNQVYFRTSSFANFATSIVPNGSGKVRGILTKYGNDYQLLARSEKDVVMTGNRSVAFFSQDFETVVDKSNLSLPGWANIVQNGSLFWKGGVYSGNGFAEFSISGTKVVSNIAWLISPKIDMDVYTKEILTFRTAQHHLDVDSPLNSLEVYVSTNFDGLNVTKATWIPLVTNLPKQATPWRQFIGSGAVDLSSYKGKINIAFKYTGSGKNLALDGAFQVDDVQVFGEK, via the coding sequence ATGAAAGCAACATTTCACAAACCCTATTTATTTTTGCTGTTGTTATTTATAATCAATAGTTGTGTAACGGATAATATAAGTGCTCCAAAACTTATATGTACCCAAACGGATTTGGTCGTAAATAAGAGCGTGAGTGATGTTCGCGCTAATGCAAATGCTGTTATAGCACAATATAAATACGATGATATCATTGAAGCGTATGTAGTTTCGAGTGATGAAGCAGGTAATTTTTTCAAAACGATTTCTTTTCAAACTTTGGCAACAGCCACAACACCAGCAATAGGTTTTAGCGTTCCTGTAGATGCTACGAACTTGTATATTGATTATCGGCCAGGCAATAAAGTATATATAAAACTGAAAAACCAGTATACTGATATTTCGTTTGGAGGAATGCGTATTGGGAGTATTTTTGTAAATGCGTACAATGATGGTGGAGTGGGTCGACTTTCGCAAAATGAGTATAAAAATGTTTTGAATGCCTCTTGTACCAATGTAAAAGAAGAAGAACTTGTGAAGATGGTTTCAATGACCGATTTACTAAATGATTCTTATTTAAATACCTTGGTTGAATTATCCGATGTTCAGTTTGCAACAGCAGCGGTGGGTCGTCATTATTTTGAAGAATCGAATAATGTAGGTGGCGCTACTAATTGGGGTTTGATGGATAAATCAGGGAATCAAGTTTATTTTAGAACAAGTAGTTTTGCAAATTTTGCTACTAGCATAGTTCCTAATGGTAGTGGAAAAGTTAGAGGAATTTTAACAAAGTATGGAAATGATTATCAATTATTAGCACGCTCGGAGAAAGATGTAGTCATGACAGGAAATAGATCGGTTGCTTTTTTCTCACAAGATTTTGAAACCGTTGTGGATAAATCTAATTTGAGTCTTCCAGGTTGGGCTAATATTGTTCAAAATGGTTCTCTTTTTTGGAAAGGTGGTGTTTATTCTGGCAATGGTTTTGCTGAATTTAGTATTTCAGGAACAAAAGTAGTTTCAAATATAGCTTGGTTAATTTCGCCAAAAATAGATATGGATGTTTACACTAAAGAAATCTTGACTTTTAGAACTGCGCAACATCATTTGGACGTTGACTCGCCATTAAATTCACTTGAAGTCTATGTTTCCACAAATTTTGATGGATTGAATGTAACTAAAGCAACATGGATTCCATTAGTGACTAATTTGCCGAAGCAAGCTACACCTTGGCGTCAATTTATAGGAAGTGGCGCAGTAGATTTATCTTCGTATAAAGGCAAAATAAACATTGCTTTTAAATATACAGGATCTGGTAAGAACTTAGCGCTGGATGGTGCTTTTCAGGTTGATGACGTACAAGTTTTTGGTGAAAAGTAA
- a CDS encoding FKBP-type peptidyl-prolyl cis-trans isomerase, with protein sequence MKSTLLALVSSLFVSCFPDLKSDIETQPVDYTVQNEKEIVDYIAKNNLNAQKSDTGLYYVVTEPGTGKQPTVNSCVTVAYKGCFTNGKIFDQNASGISGDLYKFIKGWTEGIQYFKEGGSGVLLVPAHLGYGNGVSGIPGGSVLAFDVKLIAVK encoded by the coding sequence ATGAAATCTACATTATTAGCACTTGTTTCTTCACTCTTTGTTTCTTGCTTTCCAGATTTGAAGTCTGATATTGAAACGCAACCAGTTGATTATACAGTTCAAAATGAAAAGGAAATTGTGGATTATATTGCCAAAAATAATTTGAATGCTCAAAAAAGCGATACAGGTTTGTATTATGTAGTTACTGAGCCGGGTACTGGAAAACAGCCTACTGTAAACTCTTGTGTAACAGTAGCTTACAAAGGGTGTTTTACAAATGGTAAAATTTTTGATCAAAATGCTTCAGGTATTTCGGGGGATTTATATAAATTTATAAAAGGATGGACAGAAGGAATTCAATATTTTAAAGAAGGTGGAAGTGGAGTGCTTTTAGTACCAGCTCATCTTGGTTACGGTAATGGTGTTTCTGGAATACCAGGCGGTTCAGTCCTTGCGTTTGATGTTAAATTAATTGCTGTCAAATAA
- the hflX gene encoding GTPase HflX: MLEKEVLNFEKTAIVGIVTQNQSEEKLNEYLDELEFLTFTAGGQVVKRFSQKMERPNPKTFVGTGKIEEIHLFVKENDISTLIFDDELSPSQQKNISKIITECKILDRTHLILDIFAQRAETSYARTQVELAQCIYMLPRLSGLWTHLERQKGGIGMRGPGETEIETDRRIVRDRIALLKDKIKAIDKQMGTQRGNRGSMVRVALVGYTNVGKSTLMNAVGKSDVFVENKLFATLDTTVRKVVIKNLPFLLSDTVGFIRKLPTMLVDSFKSTLDEVREADLLLHVVDISHPEFEDHIASVNQTLLDIKANDKPVIMVFNKIDAYKHLTIDEDDLMTEKTTRHYTLEEWKSTWMSRVGVQNALFISATNKENFEEFRERVYEAVRHIHITRFPYNKFLYPDYKDAVEKEDKEAEEETE, from the coding sequence ATGTTAGAAAAAGAAGTACTAAATTTCGAAAAAACGGCTATAGTTGGTATTGTAACTCAAAATCAAAGCGAAGAGAAACTAAATGAGTATCTTGACGAATTAGAGTTTTTGACCTTTACTGCTGGAGGCCAAGTGGTAAAACGTTTTTCTCAAAAAATGGAACGCCCTAATCCTAAGACTTTTGTAGGTACTGGAAAAATTGAAGAGATTCATCTTTTTGTAAAAGAAAATGATATTTCTACTTTGATATTTGATGATGAATTATCGCCATCCCAGCAAAAAAATATATCTAAAATTATTACGGAATGTAAAATCCTGGATAGAACGCACCTGATCCTGGATATTTTTGCACAACGTGCTGAAACTTCCTATGCAAGAACCCAAGTAGAACTGGCGCAATGCATCTATATGTTGCCTCGATTATCCGGACTTTGGACACACTTAGAGCGTCAAAAAGGGGGAATTGGGATGCGTGGACCTGGGGAAACGGAGATTGAAACCGACAGACGTATTGTTCGTGACCGAATCGCTTTATTGAAAGATAAAATTAAGGCAATCGACAAACAAATGGGAACGCAACGGGGCAATCGTGGTTCTATGGTGCGTGTCGCTTTGGTTGGATACACCAATGTTGGGAAATCAACTTTGATGAACGCCGTTGGTAAAAGTGACGTTTTTGTAGAGAACAAACTTTTTGCCACCTTAGACACTACCGTTCGTAAAGTAGTCATCAAAAACCTGCCTTTCTTACTTTCTGATACTGTTGGATTCATTAGAAAGTTGCCTACTATGCTAGTAGATTCTTTCAAAAGTACGCTGGATGAAGTTCGCGAAGCCGATTTGTTATTGCACGTAGTTGATATTTCGCATCCGGAATTTGAAGATCATATCGCATCGGTAAACCAAACCTTGTTGGACATCAAAGCCAATGACAAACCGGTAATTATGGTTTTCAACAAAATCGATGCATACAAGCATTTGACCATTGACGAAGATGATTTGATGACCGAAAAAACTACCAGACATTACACGCTGGAAGAATGGAAATCGACTTGGATGAGTAGAGTAGGAGTACAAAATGCCTTGTTTATCTCGGCAACTAATAAAGAAAATTTCGAGGAATTCAGAGAACGCGTTTACGAAGCCGTACGGCACATTCACATTACCCGTTTTCCGTACAATAAGTTTTTATATCCAGATTATAAAGACGCTGTTGAGAAAGAAGATAAAGAAGCGGAAGAAGAAACCGAGTAA
- a CDS encoding 2'-5' RNA ligase family protein: MNLENHYKKLYHESINKISSDNYHIDTLIDSKNDRRFGLTLIIRPSNEIKKKIQNFLKNFKEIEPNQYYYPNSDIHITVMSIISCYSDFDMSKIDVQKYIDLTEKCLLKGIDLNITFKGITASPSGVMVQGFMNNNELNDIRNRLRKEFKNSNVEQSLDKRYLIQTAHSTIIRFRKELSQKEKFLELLDNSINYDFGTFKVNKFELVYNDWYQREQYVKKIHEFVV; encoded by the coding sequence ATGAATCTTGAAAATCATTATAAAAAACTGTATCACGAGTCGATAAATAAAATTTCTTCTGACAATTATCACATTGATACTTTAATTGATTCTAAAAACGATAGAAGGTTTGGATTAACACTTATAATAAGACCTTCAAATGAAATAAAAAAGAAGATTCAGAACTTTCTCAAGAATTTTAAAGAAATAGAGCCGAATCAATATTATTATCCAAATTCTGATATTCACATTACAGTAATGTCGATCATTTCTTGCTACAGTGATTTTGATATGTCAAAAATAGATGTTCAAAAATATATTGATTTGACTGAAAAATGTCTTTTAAAAGGAATAGACTTAAATATTACTTTTAAAGGAATCACAGCTTCACCTTCTGGAGTTATGGTACAAGGATTTATGAATAATAACGAGCTAAATGACATTAGAAATAGGTTGAGAAAAGAATTTAAAAATTCTAATGTAGAGCAAAGTTTAGACAAAAGGTATTTGATACAAACAGCGCATTCAACAATTATTCGATTTAGAAAAGAATTGAGTCAGAAAGAAAAATTTTTGGAACTTTTGGATAACAGTATTAATTATGATTTTGGAACTTTTAAAGTAAATAAATTTGAGCTTGTTTATAATGATTGGTATCAAAGAGAACAGTATGTAAAAAAAATACATGAATTTGTTGTGTGA
- a CDS encoding MliC family protein, whose product MTKKFLTIAMLTALFLNSCKEAPKQENTETPTTESVEKAADDIVVLSSTDKDGKKLEMSFNNTKGTATLHFIGETIELLDQKPASGIWYKNDNFELTGKGNDIDLKKDGKVVFTHKDDIVKTVLKNKEGQTLDMTYNNTTNSVKVYLDGGEELELAGQKPASGIWYKNDHYELRGKGENLELTKDGKTVFKN is encoded by the coding sequence ATGACAAAGAAATTTTTGACAATCGCAATGCTAACAGCCTTATTTTTGAATTCTTGTAAAGAAGCACCAAAGCAAGAAAACACAGAAACGCCAACTACTGAATCAGTTGAAAAAGCTGCTGATGACATTGTGGTTCTTTCGTCAACTGATAAAGACGGGAAGAAATTAGAAATGTCCTTTAACAATACCAAAGGAACTGCAACGCTCCATTTTATTGGAGAAACGATTGAATTGCTAGATCAAAAACCGGCATCAGGAATTTGGTATAAAAACGATAATTTCGAATTGACAGGAAAGGGAAACGACATAGATTTGAAAAAAGACGGAAAAGTAGTTTTTACACATAAAGACGATATTGTAAAAACAGTGCTAAAAAATAAGGAAGGACAAACGCTGGATATGACTTACAATAACACAACAAATAGTGTAAAAGTGTATTTAGATGGCGGTGAAGAGCTTGAGTTAGCCGGTCAAAAGCCAGCTTCTGGAATTTGGTACAAAAACGACCATTATGAATTACGAGGAAAAGGAGAAAACCTTGAATTAACCAAAGACGGGAAAACGGTATTTAAGAATTAA
- a CDS encoding DUF819 domain-containing protein encodes MINPPFITDDTIVFGLLMLLLAFVFYTSAIKDGFWKKFYIVFPSLLMCYLLPSIFSSLNIISPEWSEVAENGETINKKSSIYFIASRYLLPAALVLMTLSIDLKAMFKLGPKALIMFFTGTVGVIIGAPIAVLIMSIFSPETVGGAGFDAVWRGLSTIAGSWIGGGANQAAMLEVFKFNQEKYGAMVLVDIVVANIWMAFLLFGIGKKEKIDKWLKADNRSIEELKEKVTAYADNVTRNPSLTDLMVILGVAFTAVGLSHWGSNSISDFLKANFEIVNDPTSFASTFGDRFFWMVTIATVLGILFSFTKLKQYEGAGASKIGSVFIYILVASIGMKMDLGSVMSNPGLLVVGLIWMAIHVLLLVIVAKIIKAPFFFLAVGSKANIGGAASAPIVASAFHPSLASVGVLLAVFGYVIGTYGALIAAFLMEIAAPK; translated from the coding sequence ATGATAAACCCACCTTTTATTACAGACGACACTATAGTTTTTGGATTATTAATGCTGTTGTTAGCTTTTGTTTTTTACACTTCAGCGATAAAGGATGGTTTTTGGAAAAAGTTCTATATCGTTTTTCCATCGTTGTTGATGTGTTATTTACTTCCTTCTATTTTTAGTTCGTTAAATATTATTTCACCAGAATGGAGCGAAGTGGCTGAAAACGGCGAAACTATTAATAAAAAATCATCTATTTATTTTATAGCCAGTAGGTATTTGCTCCCAGCAGCTTTGGTTTTAATGACGCTTAGTATCGATTTGAAAGCAATGTTCAAATTAGGTCCTAAAGCATTGATAATGTTTTTTACCGGAACAGTCGGTGTTATTATTGGGGCGCCAATAGCTGTTTTGATCATGTCAATTTTTTCTCCGGAAACAGTTGGTGGAGCTGGTTTTGATGCCGTTTGGCGTGGTCTTTCAACCATTGCGGGAAGTTGGATTGGTGGAGGTGCTAATCAAGCTGCTATGCTTGAAGTATTCAAATTCAATCAGGAAAAATACGGAGCCATGGTTTTAGTTGATATTGTAGTTGCTAATATTTGGATGGCTTTTCTATTATTTGGTATCGGAAAAAAAGAAAAAATAGACAAATGGTTAAAAGCTGATAATCGTTCTATTGAAGAACTAAAAGAGAAGGTTACAGCTTATGCTGATAATGTAACTAGAAACCCAAGTTTAACGGATTTGATGGTTATTTTAGGAGTTGCTTTTACAGCAGTGGGCCTTTCCCATTGGGGAAGTAATTCTATCTCCGACTTTTTAAAGGCTAATTTCGAGATTGTCAATGATCCCACTAGTTTTGCATCTACTTTTGGAGATCGATTCTTTTGGATGGTTACGATTGCAACCGTGTTAGGAATTCTATTCTCTTTCACTAAATTAAAGCAGTATGAAGGCGCAGGAGCTAGCAAGATAGGAAGTGTATTTATCTATATTTTGGTGGCTTCAATAGGAATGAAAATGGATTTAGGCTCGGTGATGAGTAATCCTGGATTATTAGTGGTAGGGTTAATTTGGATGGCAATACACGTACTACTTCTTGTTATTGTTGCAAAAATAATTAAAGCACCATTTTTCTTCTTAGCTGTTGGAAGTAAAGCAAATATTGGCGGAGCAGCTTCGGCACCAATTGTCGCTTCTGCTTTTCATCCTTCACTAGCTAGCGTAGGTGTTCTTTTGGCTGTTTTTGGCTATGTTATAGGAACTTATGGAGCTTTGATAGCTGCTTTTTTAATGGAAATTGCTGCTCCAAAATAG